The following proteins come from a genomic window of Solwaraspora sp. WMMA2065:
- the urtC gene encoding urea ABC transporter permease subunit UrtC — MNAARTTTPANGARPATRWPGPVGFVAVGVLLLVAPLVLSPFRLDLLAKYLCYAIVAVGIYLAWGRGGMLTLGQGVFFGLGGYAMGMHLKLADAGEGNLPDFMVWSGVETLPAIWGPFRSPAFALVMVVVLPTVVALILGTLVFRQRVRGAYFAVLSQALAAAFVILLVGQQGLTGGTNGLTNVQFFFGLDLYDPTQKRIVYYVAVGALALVFLAAWQLTHSRFGKLLVAIRDGEDRVRFLGYDPAVVKTIVYALSAAMAGIAGALFVPVVGILGPADLGVVPSIEMLVAVAIGGRFSLVGAVGGAILFNYGSTVLSEQWPSGWLYLLGGLFIAVMMWAPRGLAGLLADGWAAVRHRVGGAKP; from the coding sequence ATGAACGCCGCCCGGACGACCACCCCCGCCAACGGGGCCCGGCCGGCCACCCGCTGGCCCGGACCGGTCGGTTTCGTCGCCGTCGGAGTGCTGCTGCTGGTGGCACCGCTGGTGCTCAGCCCGTTCCGGCTCGACCTGCTCGCCAAGTACCTCTGCTACGCGATCGTCGCGGTCGGCATCTACCTGGCCTGGGGGCGCGGCGGCATGCTGACCCTCGGCCAGGGCGTGTTCTTCGGCCTCGGCGGCTACGCGATGGGCATGCACCTCAAACTCGCCGACGCCGGCGAGGGCAACCTGCCCGACTTCATGGTGTGGAGCGGGGTGGAGACCCTACCGGCCATCTGGGGGCCGTTCCGCAGCCCGGCGTTCGCCCTGGTCATGGTGGTCGTGCTGCCCACCGTGGTGGCGCTGATCCTGGGCACCCTGGTGTTTCGCCAACGGGTGCGCGGTGCCTACTTCGCCGTACTGTCCCAGGCCCTGGCCGCCGCGTTCGTGATCCTGCTGGTCGGCCAGCAGGGCCTCACCGGCGGCACCAACGGCCTGACCAACGTGCAGTTCTTCTTCGGCCTCGACCTGTACGACCCGACGCAGAAACGGATCGTCTACTACGTCGCGGTCGGCGCGCTCGCCCTGGTCTTCCTCGCCGCCTGGCAGCTCACCCACAGCCGGTTCGGCAAGCTGCTGGTCGCCATCCGCGACGGTGAGGACCGGGTCCGCTTCCTCGGCTACGACCCGGCCGTGGTGAAGACCATCGTGTACGCGCTGTCGGCGGCCATGGCCGGGATCGCCGGCGCGCTGTTCGTGCCGGTGGTCGGCATCCTCGGCCCGGCCGACCTCGGCGTCGTACCGTCCATCGAGATGCTGGTCGCGGTCGCCATCGGCGGGCGGTTCTCGCTGGTCGGTGCGGTCGGCGGGGCGATCCTGTTCAACTACGGCAGTACGGTGCTCAGCGAACAGTGGCCGTCCGGCTGGCTCTACCTGCTCGGCGGCCTGTTCATCGCGGTGATGATGTGGGCGCCGCGCGGCCTCGCCGGGCTGCTCGCCGACGGCTGGGCGGCGGTGCGGCACCGGGTCGGGGGTGCGAAACCATGA
- the urtD gene encoding urea ABC transporter ATP-binding protein UrtD has protein sequence MSGKLEVRGLDVVFDGFRAISGLDLTVEPGELRFLIGPNGAGKTTLIDVVTGRTRPASGSVRFNGQELVGRREHRIVRLGIGRTFQTSVVFEQLTVLENLDLAASFRRRMVGLLRRRRGVSDQVSRALDTTGLADLAYRPAGVLSHGQRQWLEIGMLIVQQPSLLLLDEPVAGMSRSERDRTGELLREVAKDHTVMVIEHDMEFLRRFASTVTVLHEGRLLCEGTVAQVQADPRVQQVYLGRSGEEGAEPAVPSAVSVPSTAAGPSAAEEASS, from the coding sequence ATGAGCGGCAAGCTGGAGGTACGCGGCCTCGACGTCGTCTTCGACGGCTTCCGGGCGATCAGCGGCCTCGACCTGACCGTCGAGCCGGGGGAGCTGCGCTTCCTGATCGGCCCCAACGGTGCCGGCAAGACCACCCTGATCGACGTGGTCACCGGCCGGACCCGGCCGGCGTCCGGCTCGGTGCGGTTCAACGGCCAGGAGCTGGTCGGCCGCCGTGAGCACCGGATCGTCCGGCTCGGCATCGGCCGGACCTTCCAGACGTCGGTGGTGTTCGAGCAACTCACCGTGCTGGAGAACCTCGACCTGGCGGCCAGCTTCCGCCGGCGGATGGTCGGCCTGCTGCGCCGCCGGCGCGGTGTCTCCGACCAGGTATCCCGGGCGCTGGACACCACCGGTCTTGCCGACCTGGCGTACCGGCCGGCCGGGGTGCTCTCCCACGGGCAGCGGCAGTGGCTCGAGATCGGCATGCTGATCGTGCAGCAGCCCAGTCTGCTGCTGCTCGACGAGCCGGTGGCCGGGATGAGCCGCAGCGAGCGGGACCGCACCGGTGAGCTGCTGCGCGAGGTCGCCAAGGACCACACGGTGATGGTGATCGAACACGACATGGAGTTCCTGCGCCGGTTCGCCAGCACCGTCACCGTGCTGCACGAGGGCCGACTGCTCTGCGAGGGCACCGTTGCTCAGGTGCAGGCCGACCCGCGCGTGCAGCAGGTCTACCTGGGGCGCTCCGGTGAGGAGGGTGCCGAACCCGCCGTACCGTCGGCTGTTTCCGTCCCGTCGACCGCTGCCGGACCGTCAGCCGCTGAGGAGGCGTCGTCGTGA
- the urtE gene encoding urea ABC transporter ATP-binding subunit UrtE translates to MLTVESLDVAYGRAQVLFGVDLQAPAGSLVCVMGRNGVGKTTLLKAITGVLPVRSGRVTFDGRDITRLRTHERVRLGLGYVPQGHETFPQLTVAENLQVAVEAARTDKVAVDEALDLFPALRGLLRRRAGFLSGGQQQQLAIARALVTRPKMLLLDEPTEGIQPSIIIEIEEAIERLHTEAGLAILLVEQYLELALRLADRFVILDAGEVVRAGDKADLRDESVRQLLSV, encoded by the coding sequence ATGTTGACCGTCGAGTCGCTCGACGTCGCGTACGGCCGGGCCCAGGTGCTGTTCGGGGTCGACCTGCAGGCCCCGGCCGGGTCGCTGGTCTGCGTGATGGGCCGCAACGGGGTCGGCAAGACCACCCTGCTGAAGGCGATCACCGGGGTGCTGCCGGTGCGGTCCGGCCGGGTGACCTTCGACGGCCGCGACATCACCAGGCTGCGTACCCACGAACGGGTGCGGCTCGGGCTCGGCTACGTCCCGCAGGGCCACGAGACGTTCCCACAGCTGACCGTCGCCGAGAACCTGCAGGTGGCGGTCGAGGCGGCCCGGACCGACAAGGTCGCGGTCGACGAGGCGCTGGACCTGTTCCCGGCGCTGCGCGGGCTGCTGCGCCGCCGGGCCGGGTTCCTCTCCGGTGGCCAGCAGCAGCAGTTGGCGATCGCCCGTGCCCTGGTCACCCGGCCGAAGATGCTGCTGCTCGACGAACCGACCGAAGGCATCCAGCCGTCGATCATCATCGAGATCGAGGAGGCGATCGAACGGCTGCACACCGAGGCCGGGCTGGCGATCCTACTGGTCGAGCAGTACCTCGAACTGGCGCTGCGGCTGGCCGACCGGTTCGTCATCCTCGACGCCGGCGAGGTGGTCCGGGCCGGCGACAAGGCGGACCTGCGCGACGAGTCGGTCCGCCAACTGCTGTCGGTGTGA
- a CDS encoding PaaI family thioesterase: MTQTQQPAPDAAQRSRTFSWTDPATVRLAALNGLDGLGQLQAMASGEIPAPPVMVMLGLEGLEPEHGRVVTVLTPQEFHYNALGTVHGGIISTLLDTAAGCAVHSVLPAGTSYTSIDLNVKFLRPVTLASGTLRCEGTVVQRGRRTAYAEAKLTDAAGRLTAHATSSCLLFELPPTS; this comes from the coding sequence ATGACACAGACTCAGCAGCCGGCGCCGGACGCGGCGCAGCGCAGCCGCACCTTCTCGTGGACCGACCCCGCCACGGTGCGGTTGGCGGCGTTGAACGGCCTCGACGGGCTGGGCCAACTGCAGGCGATGGCCTCCGGTGAGATTCCCGCCCCGCCGGTGATGGTGATGCTGGGCCTCGAAGGCTTGGAGCCCGAGCACGGCCGGGTGGTCACCGTGCTGACCCCGCAGGAGTTCCACTACAACGCCCTGGGCACGGTGCACGGTGGCATCATCTCGACGTTGCTGGACACCGCGGCCGGCTGCGCGGTGCACTCGGTGCTGCCGGCCGGGACGAGCTACACCTCGATCGACCTGAACGTGAAGTTCCTGCGCCCGGTGACGCTCGCCTCGGGCACGCTGCGCTGCGAGGGCACCGTGGTGCAGCGCGGTCGGCGCACCGCGTACGCCGAGGCGAAGCTGACCGACGCCGCCGGCCGGCTGACCGCCCACGCCACCTCGTCCTGCCTGCTGTTCGAGCTGCCACCGACCAGCTGA
- a CDS encoding helix-turn-helix domain-containing protein, whose protein sequence is MRPTALDWSIDNCTIARTMEIIGERWTVVVLREVFNGVRRFDQMRERTGVPRQVLTNRLTMLVDQGLLRRHPYQEPGERQRYEYRLTGKGLDLWPVLVALLQWGDRYCVDPDGSPLAVAHRDCGAEVGVTMRCAAGHDVADTRDVLPRPGPGARRREPTG, encoded by the coding sequence GTGAGACCTACCGCGCTCGACTGGTCCATCGACAACTGCACCATCGCCCGCACCATGGAGATCATCGGCGAGCGGTGGACCGTCGTCGTGCTCCGCGAGGTCTTCAACGGCGTACGCCGGTTCGACCAGATGCGCGAGCGCACCGGCGTGCCCCGCCAGGTGCTGACCAACCGGCTCACCATGCTGGTCGACCAGGGCCTGCTGCGCCGGCACCCGTACCAGGAACCGGGGGAGCGGCAACGCTACGAGTACCGGCTCACCGGTAAGGGCCTCGACCTGTGGCCGGTGCTGGTCGCCCTGCTGCAGTGGGGCGACCGGTACTGCGTCGACCCGGACGGCTCCCCGCTCGCCGTCGCGCACCGCGACTGCGGGGCCGAGGTCGGCGTCACGATGCGCTGCGCCGCCGGCCACGACGTCGCCGACACCCGCGACGTACTTCCCCGCCCCGGCCCCGGTGCCCGCCGCCGCGAACCGACCGGCTGA
- a CDS encoding VOC family protein, with amino-acid sequence MHISLTAIVVDDYDPAIDFFTTVLGFDLVEDSPSPTNDGRPKRWVVVRPPGAETGILLARADGDAQRAAVGNQTAGRVGFFLRVDDFEAAYQRMVDHDVRFVTAPRTEPYGRVVVFVDIAGNRWDLIGPA; translated from the coding sequence GTGCACATTTCGCTCACCGCCATCGTCGTCGACGACTACGACCCGGCCATCGACTTCTTCACCACCGTCCTCGGCTTCGATCTGGTCGAGGACTCCCCGTCGCCGACCAACGACGGTCGCCCCAAGCGGTGGGTGGTGGTGCGGCCGCCCGGTGCCGAGACCGGCATCCTGCTGGCCCGCGCCGACGGCGACGCCCAGCGGGCGGCGGTTGGCAACCAGACGGCCGGTCGGGTCGGCTTCTTCCTCCGGGTGGACGACTTCGAGGCCGCGTACCAGCGGATGGTGGACCACGATGTGCGGTTCGTAACCGCGCCGCGCACCGAACCGTACGGCCGGGTGGTGGTCTTCGTCGACATCGCCGGCAACCGGTGGGACCTGATCGGCCCTGCCTGA
- a CDS encoding ABC transporter ATP-binding protein: protein MTATEAAGTDAGAVPAADAPLVRLDGVGKDFRTAGGGSLRALDGVDLAVRRGEFVCLVGASGSGKSTLLSLIAGLSTPSRGTVLLDGAPVTGPGPDRGLVLQSGAVYPWRTVERNVAFGLELLPVSRAERARRVAWYLAETGLTGLRHALPKQLSGGQRQRVAIARALACEPRVLLLDEPFGALDVQTKEDMQLLVRRVWADTGTTVVMVTHDVEEAVFLGQRVVVLASDPGRVAADLPVQLPPDRDGVPRDLAVKRLPEFLTLRAEVEDRVRAYHQRHAATGSGG, encoded by the coding sequence ATGACCGCGACCGAAGCCGCCGGCACAGACGCGGGCGCGGTGCCGGCCGCCGACGCACCGCTGGTGCGGCTCGACGGCGTCGGCAAGGACTTCCGGACCGCCGGGGGCGGGTCGCTGCGCGCGCTCGACGGCGTGGATCTGGCGGTACGCCGAGGCGAGTTCGTCTGCCTGGTCGGCGCATCCGGGTCGGGCAAGTCCACCCTGCTGTCGCTGATCGCCGGGCTGTCCACGCCGAGCCGGGGCACCGTGCTGCTCGACGGTGCGCCGGTCACCGGGCCGGGTCCGGACCGGGGGCTGGTGCTGCAGAGCGGTGCCGTGTATCCGTGGCGGACGGTGGAACGCAACGTCGCGTTCGGGCTGGAGCTGCTGCCGGTCAGTCGGGCCGAACGGGCCCGGCGGGTCGCCTGGTACCTGGCCGAGACCGGGTTGACCGGGCTGCGGCACGCGCTGCCGAAGCAGCTCTCCGGCGGGCAGCGTCAGCGGGTGGCGATCGCCCGGGCGCTGGCCTGCGAACCGCGAGTGCTGCTGCTCGACGAGCCGTTCGGTGCCCTCGATGTGCAGACCAAGGAGGACATGCAGTTGTTGGTCCGCCGGGTGTGGGCCGACACCGGCACCACGGTGGTGATGGTGACCCACGACGTCGAGGAGGCGGTCTTCCTCGGCCAACGGGTGGTGGTGCTGGCCAGCGACCCGGGCCGGGTCGCCGCCGACCTGCCGGTGCAGCTGCCGCCGGACCGCGACGGCGTGCCCCGGGACCTGGCCGTGAAACGGCTGCCGGAGTTCCTGACGCTGCGGGCCGAGGTGGAGGACCGGGTCCGCGCCTACCACCAGCGGCACGCCGCCACCGGGTCCGGCGGCTGA
- a CDS encoding ABC transporter permease has translation MTVAPAQATANGGPDDTHGTATSDADADRASWGPLPRRRPARPVPALLAIRTPIPAAGRWTLTVASIVVPLAAWQIGSVLVDGRPDFLPSPLESVAAGVEMARTGQLWTDTAATVGRVLRGFGLAVAVSVPLGLLMGSFQAGRAALEPMIGLLRYLPASAFIPLLIIWLGLGEPSKVALIFIATVFFNTLMTANVVRTVPAGLIDVSYTLGARRFEVLRKVIVPHSLPGMIDSIRVNAAAAWNFVVVAELINAQSGLGYRIVRSQRFNQLDNIFAVLIVIALIGVAIDLALRTTRDRVGRWAV, from the coding sequence GTGACCGTCGCCCCGGCCCAGGCGACCGCGAACGGCGGCCCGGACGACACCCACGGGACCGCGACCAGCGATGCGGACGCGGACCGGGCGTCGTGGGGGCCGCTGCCGCGGCGGCGTCCGGCCCGCCCGGTGCCGGCGCTGCTGGCCATCCGTACGCCGATCCCGGCGGCCGGCCGGTGGACGTTGACGGTCGCCTCGATCGTGGTGCCGCTGGCCGCCTGGCAGATCGGCAGCGTGCTGGTCGACGGGCGGCCGGACTTCCTGCCGTCGCCGCTGGAGTCGGTGGCGGCCGGGGTGGAGATGGCCCGGACAGGTCAACTGTGGACCGACACCGCCGCGACCGTCGGCCGGGTGTTGCGCGGTTTCGGCCTGGCGGTGGCGGTGTCGGTGCCGCTCGGCCTGCTGATGGGCAGCTTCCAGGCCGGCCGGGCGGCGTTGGAACCGATGATCGGCCTGCTGCGCTACCTGCCGGCCAGCGCGTTCATCCCGTTGCTGATCATCTGGTTGGGGTTGGGTGAGCCGTCCAAGGTGGCGTTGATCTTCATCGCGACGGTCTTCTTCAACACGCTGATGACCGCCAACGTTGTTCGGACCGTGCCGGCCGGGCTGATCGACGTGTCGTACACCCTCGGTGCCCGACGGTTCGAGGTGCTGCGCAAGGTGATCGTGCCGCATTCGCTGCCCGGCATGATCGACTCTATCCGGGTGAACGCGGCGGCCGCCTGGAACTTCGTAGTGGTCGCCGAGCTGATCAACGCCCAGTCCGGGCTGGGCTACCGGATCGTCCGGTCGCAGCGGTTCAACCAGCTCGACAACATCTTCGCCGTACTGATCGTGATCGCCCTGATCGGGGTGGCGATCGATCTGGCGTTGCGGACCACCCGCGACCGGGTCGGGAGGTGGGCGGTATGA
- a CDS encoding ABC transporter substrate-binding protein, which yields MRRTPKFSRRSTTRRLIAAACATTLLVSAAGCGGDDGSADDGDGSTTVRLGFSAWPGWFPWQVAEEQGLFEENGVDVELTYFDSYTDSLTALATGNLDANSQTLNDTLSSVSGGAAQTVVLVNDNSTGNDQIIAAPGIDSVADLAGKRIAIEEGTVDHYLLLLALAEARLSADDVEISPLLTDAAAAAFLAGQVDAVGAFAPFTTTALGREGSTAIVTSADFPGAIPDHLVFDSEFVADHPEQVQAVVDTWFDTLDWIADNPDEAVEIMAAQAGVSVEDYRTYDAGTTIFDLADNQAAFEPGDTPANLDFQARSIAEFLVETGLVDEAPPLDGLLDGQFVGAVSP from the coding sequence ATGCGACGTACCCCCAAATTTTCCCGCCGTTCCACCACCCGGAGGCTGATCGCCGCCGCCTGCGCGACGACGCTGCTGGTGAGCGCCGCCGGCTGCGGCGGTGATGACGGTTCCGCCGACGACGGCGACGGCTCGACCACCGTACGGCTGGGGTTCAGCGCCTGGCCGGGCTGGTTCCCCTGGCAGGTCGCCGAGGAACAGGGTCTGTTCGAGGAGAACGGGGTCGACGTCGAGTTGACCTACTTCGACAGTTACACCGACAGCCTGACCGCGCTGGCCACCGGCAACCTGGACGCCAACAGCCAGACCCTCAACGACACGCTGTCGTCGGTCAGCGGCGGCGCGGCGCAGACCGTGGTGCTGGTCAACGACAACTCGACCGGCAACGACCAGATCATCGCCGCGCCGGGGATCGACTCGGTGGCCGACCTGGCCGGTAAGCGGATCGCGATCGAGGAGGGTACGGTCGACCACTACCTGCTGTTGTTGGCGTTGGCCGAGGCCAGGCTGAGCGCCGACGACGTCGAGATCAGTCCGTTGCTGACCGACGCGGCCGCCGCCGCGTTCCTGGCCGGGCAGGTCGACGCGGTCGGGGCGTTCGCCCCGTTCACCACGACCGCGCTGGGCCGCGAGGGCAGCACCGCGATCGTCACATCGGCGGACTTCCCCGGGGCGATCCCGGACCATCTGGTGTTCGACTCGGAGTTCGTGGCCGACCATCCGGAGCAGGTCCAGGCGGTGGTGGACACCTGGTTCGACACCCTGGACTGGATCGCCGACAACCCGGACGAGGCGGTCGAGATCATGGCGGCGCAGGCCGGGGTCAGCGTCGAGGACTACCGCACGTACGACGCCGGGACGACGATCTTCGACCTGGCCGACAACCAGGCGGCGTTCGAGCCGGGCGACACCCCGGCCAACCTGGACTTCCAGGCCCGCTCGATCGCCGAGTTCCTGGTGGAGACCGGTCTGGTCGACGAGGCACCGCCGCTGGACGGGCTGCTCGACGGACAGTTCGTGGGGGCGGTGTCGCCGTGA
- a CDS encoding agmatinase family protein, which translates to MGLHHHHHHYHQHRDQQPSDQPELHGNYGPEAAYAVAREAELPTTKWEEEIARGLEYGLPGADSIVDKRIPTFSRGELPHFAGINTFLKAPYVEDVRRCGEYDVAVLGAPFDGGTTYRSGTRFGPQGIRKISALYGPYSFELGVDLRESITIADLGDVFTIPANIEKTFDQISKAVSHVYSSGAFPVVLGGDHSIGYPTVRGVAEHLDGNLGIIHFDRHVDTQETDLDERMHTTPWFHATDIPNVPPKNLVQIGIGGWQAPRPGVKVGRERGTTIMTVTDCVEMGIEAAAEKALEVAWDGAEAVWLSFDVDCLDAAFVPGTGWPEPGGFLPREVLKFIQLIAERPLAGIEVVECSPPYDNAEITSLIATRVICDTLGCLVRAGHLPRHRATER; encoded by the coding sequence GTGGGCTTGCACCACCATCATCACCACTATCACCAGCACCGCGACCAGCAGCCCAGCGACCAACCCGAGCTGCACGGCAACTACGGCCCGGAGGCAGCGTACGCGGTCGCCCGCGAGGCCGAACTGCCCACCACCAAGTGGGAAGAGGAGATCGCCCGGGGCCTGGAGTACGGCCTGCCCGGTGCCGATTCGATCGTCGACAAGCGGATCCCGACGTTCTCCCGTGGCGAGCTGCCGCACTTCGCCGGGATCAACACCTTCCTGAAGGCACCGTACGTCGAGGACGTGCGCCGCTGCGGCGAGTACGACGTGGCGGTGCTCGGCGCGCCGTTCGACGGTGGCACGACGTACCGCTCGGGAACCCGGTTCGGGCCGCAGGGTATCCGCAAGATCTCCGCGCTGTACGGGCCGTACTCGTTCGAACTCGGCGTCGACCTGCGCGAGTCGATCACGATCGCCGACCTCGGTGACGTCTTCACCATCCCGGCGAACATCGAGAAGACCTTCGACCAGATCTCCAAGGCGGTCAGCCACGTCTACTCCTCCGGGGCCTTCCCGGTGGTGCTCGGCGGGGACCACTCGATCGGCTACCCGACGGTGCGCGGGGTCGCCGAACACCTCGACGGCAACCTGGGCATCATCCACTTCGACCGGCACGTCGACACCCAGGAGACCGACCTCGACGAGCGGATGCACACCACCCCGTGGTTCCACGCCACCGACATCCCGAACGTGCCGCCGAAGAACCTGGTGCAGATCGGCATCGGCGGCTGGCAGGCGCCCCGCCCCGGGGTCAAGGTCGGCCGGGAACGCGGCACCACGATCATGACGGTCACCGACTGCGTCGAGATGGGCATCGAGGCCGCCGCCGAGAAGGCCCTCGAAGTCGCCTGGGACGGCGCCGAGGCGGTCTGGCTGTCGTTCGACGTGGACTGCCTGGACGCCGCGTTCGTGCCCGGCACCGGCTGGCCCGAACCGGGCGGCTTCCTGCCCCGCGAAGTCCTCAAGTTCATCCAGCTGATCGCCGAACGGCCGTTGGCGGGCATCGAGGTGGTGGAGTGCTCGCCGCCGTACGACAACGCCGAGATCACCTCGCTGATCGCCACCCGGGTCATCTGCGACACCCTCGGCTGTCTGGTCCGCGCCGGGCACCTGCCGCGCCATCGAGCCACTGAGCGCTGA
- a CDS encoding helix-turn-helix transcriptional regulator, whose translation MTGRGDGRRAKTYNGRAARTAGINAQAGGTALLRRQVGRCLAALRYEAGLSQDVAADKLRRGNSTLWRIEAGDPRVRWTEADMSAMCRLYRADDETRERLLALAAEIDRPSGGRWWHDGLAGLPIDADPYPVFEQSATLIRCYGQATLPDLLQTPGYAEALLRCPAGLRSDDDIAARLDQLAARQRHLLTHPHPPAVQAIVGEGALRRTVGNDATARAQLDHLRALAIRPGISVRVLPLSGGAHAGMTNPFTLLRFAAATTVPGRRPAGSGLVRLDTLTGTMHLDQPAHVVAYERVWSDLAARAQPIPDGNGSAK comes from the coding sequence ATGACTGGCAGGGGTGACGGCCGACGGGCGAAGACGTACAACGGGAGAGCTGCCCGGACGGCGGGCATCAACGCGCAGGCCGGCGGGACGGCCCTGCTGCGGCGGCAGGTGGGACGGTGCCTGGCGGCGTTGCGGTACGAGGCCGGGCTGTCCCAGGACGTCGCCGCCGACAAGCTGCGACGCGGCAACAGCACGCTCTGGCGAATCGAGGCCGGCGACCCGCGGGTGCGCTGGACCGAAGCGGACATGTCAGCGATGTGCCGGCTGTACCGGGCCGACGACGAGACCCGGGAACGGCTGCTCGCCCTCGCGGCGGAGATCGACCGCCCCAGCGGCGGGCGCTGGTGGCACGACGGGCTGGCCGGACTGCCGATCGACGCCGACCCGTACCCGGTGTTCGAACAGTCCGCGACGCTCATCCGCTGCTACGGCCAGGCGACGCTGCCGGACCTGCTGCAGACCCCGGGGTACGCCGAGGCGCTGCTGCGCTGCCCGGCCGGTCTGCGCAGCGACGACGACATCGCCGCCCGCCTCGACCAGCTGGCGGCGCGGCAGCGGCACCTGCTGACCCACCCGCATCCGCCGGCGGTGCAGGCGATCGTCGGCGAGGGGGCGCTGCGGCGTACCGTCGGCAACGACGCGACGGCGCGGGCGCAACTCGACCACCTGCGGGCGCTCGCGATCAGGCCGGGGATCTCGGTACGGGTCCTGCCGCTGTCCGGCGGCGCGCACGCCGGCATGACCAACCCGTTCACCCTGCTGCGCTTCGCCGCCGCCACGACGGTCCCCGGACGGCGGCCGGCCGGGTCGGGGCTGGTCCGGCTCGACACCCTGACCGGGACGATGCACCTCGACCAGCCGGCGCACGTCGTTGCGTACGAGCGGGTCTGGTCCGACCTGGCCGCCCGGGCGCAGCCGATACCCGACGGCAACGGGTCGGCAAAGTGA
- a CDS encoding class I SAM-dependent methyltransferase, which yields MSAVYTHGHHESVLRSHRWRTAENSAAYLLPHLRPGQALLDIGAGPGTITMDLAALVAPGRVTATEVTDEALALSRAEAQARGVTTVDFTTADVHDLPFPDDAFDVVHAHQVLQHVGDPVRALAEMRRVCRPGGVVAARDSDYDRFAWHPAVPELDEWLALYQATARANGGEPDAGRRLLSWARAAGFGDVTPGASAWCYATDEDRRWWGTMWSERIVASEMARQILAAGTATPADLQRLSAGWLRWADAPDGWFAILHGEILCRP from the coding sequence ATGTCAGCTGTATACACGCACGGTCATCACGAGTCGGTGCTGCGCTCCCACCGCTGGCGTACCGCCGAGAACTCGGCCGCGTACCTGCTGCCGCACCTGCGGCCCGGCCAGGCGTTGCTCGACATCGGCGCCGGTCCCGGCACCATCACCATGGACCTCGCCGCGCTCGTCGCTCCCGGCCGGGTCACCGCCACCGAGGTCACCGACGAAGCGCTCGCCCTGTCCCGCGCCGAGGCGCAGGCCCGGGGCGTCACGACTGTCGACTTCACCACGGCCGACGTACACGATCTGCCCTTCCCCGACGACGCGTTCGACGTGGTCCACGCCCACCAGGTCCTCCAGCACGTCGGCGACCCGGTCCGCGCGCTCGCCGAGATGCGCCGCGTCTGCCGGCCCGGGGGAGTGGTCGCGGCCCGCGACAGTGACTACGACCGTTTCGCCTGGCACCCCGCCGTACCCGAGCTCGACGAATGGCTCGCGCTCTACCAGGCGACCGCCCGCGCCAACGGCGGCGAACCGGACGCCGGTCGCCGCCTGCTCTCCTGGGCGCGGGCCGCCGGGTTCGGTGACGTCACGCCCGGCGCCTCCGCCTGGTGCTACGCCACCGACGAGGACCGCCGCTGGTGGGGGACCATGTGGTCGGAGCGCATCGTCGCCTCCGAGATGGCCCGGCAGATCCTCGCCGCCGGCACCGCCACCCCCGCCGACCTGCAGCGCCTCTCCGCCGGCTGGCTCCGCTGGGCCGACGCGCCCGACGGCTGGTTCGCCATCCTGCACGGCGAGATCCTCTGCCGTCCCTGA